Proteins from one Coffea arabica cultivar ET-39 chromosome 8c, Coffea Arabica ET-39 HiFi, whole genome shotgun sequence genomic window:
- the LOC140013447 gene encoding uncharacterized protein has protein sequence MAEEDREKTSFITEEGTYCYRTMPFGLKNAGDTYQRLVNKLFQNQIDRSMERLIPDLREILDILWESRMRLNSKKCTFGVRSEKFLGFLVSRERIRANPDKLQAIMDMAPPKSVKEVQRLTGRMAVLNRFLSRSAGKTLFLYLSACNETVSVVLVREDKGVQRPIYYVSRALQGPETRYTPAEKLVLALVHVVRKLRPYFQANNIVVLTDQPLRQILTKPEVSGRMIKWTVELAEHDIGYQPRTAIKAQTLSDFLAEGASLSMAESSSPPTEVRPEEPWVLFVDGASSKEGSGAGLLLTWPTGEELTYALRFNFPASNNEVEYEAILTGLRIAHQMGITEIKVRSDSQFIVHQVRGEYEAKKEVMKQYLAKVREARALFDIFEIERVPKSQNKRTDALSKLASSSFAHLSQEVLLEVIKQKSIDQLQVLAIDSPTSWMTPLVDFLNLGDLPMNKTEARRLQFRVAKYTYAGGTLYRRSYLSTWLKCVTPEEGDYILHEVHEGLCAAHVGSRVLAKKCLLLGYYWPSVFRDAAALVQKY, from the exons ATGGCTGAAGAAGATCGGGAAAAGACCTCCTTCATCACGGAGGAAGGAACTTACTGCTACCGGACCATGCCGTTCGGGCTAAAGAATGCTGGAGATACCTACCAGCGCTTGGTCAACAAATTGTTCCAGAATCAGATCGACAGGAGCATGGAG CGCCTCATCCCCGACCTGAGGGAGATCTTGGACATCCTATGGGAAAGTCGGATGCGGCTGAATTCGAAGAAATGTACCTTCGGGGTTAGGTCGGAAAAGTTCCTGGGTTTCCTGGTCTCCCGGGAGAGGATCCGGGCCAACCCGGATAAGCTCCAGGCCATCATGGACATGGCCCCTCCGAAGAGCGTCAAAGAGGTCCAGCGACTCACGGGAAGGATGGCCGTCCTGAACAGATTCCTCTCGCGATCCGCG GGAAAAACCCTGTTCCTATACTTATCTGCTTGCAACGAGACTGTTAGCGTTGTTTTGGTGCGGGAGGACAAAGGGGTTCAGAGGCCAATATACTACGTCAGCCGTGCTTTACAAGGGCCGGAAACGCGGTACACACCGGCAGAGAAATTAGTCCTCGCCTTGGTGCATGTCGTCCGGAAACTCCGACCTTACTTCCAGGCCAACAATATCGTTGTCTTGACGGATCAGCCCTTACGTCAGATACTCACAAAACCTGAGGTTTCGGGCAGGATGATCAAGTGGACCGTCGAACTGGCCGAGCACGATATTGGCTATCAGCCCCGCACTGCTATCAAAGCTCAGACCCTGTCAGACTTCCTTGCTGAGGGAGCAAGTTTGTCCATGGCAGAGTCAAGCTCTCCGCCCACGGAGGTACGGCCGGAAGAGCCGTGGGTGCTGTTCGTAGACGGGGCCTCGAGTAAGGAAGGGAGCGGTGCCGGCCTGCTGCTCACCTGGCCCACCGGGGAAGAGCTGACCTACGCGCTCAGATTCAACTTTCCGGCATCCAACAATGAGGTCGAATACGAGGCCATATTGACGGGACTGCGGATAGCCCACCAGATGGGTATAACCGAGATCAAAGTCCGGAGCGACTCGCAATTCATAGTCCACCAAGTCCGCGGGGAGTACGAGGCCAAGAAAGAAGTCATGAAGCAATATTTGGCTAAGGTACGGGAAGCGAGGGCCCTCTTTGACATTTTTGAGATCGAGCGGGTGCCGAAATCACAGAACAAGCGGACGGACGCCCTGTCGAAATTGGCGTCCTCCTCGTTTGCCCACTTGAGCCAGGAAGTCCTGTTGGAGGTGATCAAGCAGAAAAGCATTGACCAGCTCCAGGTCTTGGCTATAGACAGCCCGACCTCTTGGATGACCCCGCTGGTGGATTTCCTCAACTTGGGTGACCTCCCCATGAACAAAACAGAAGCTCGCCGACTCCAGTTCAGAGTTGCTAAATACACCTACGCTGGGGGGACCCTCTACAGGAGGTCATATCTGTCTACCTGGCTAAAGTGCGTGACTCCTGAGGAGGGCGATTACATCCTCCATGAAGTTCACGAAGGCTTATGTGCGGCACATGTGGGATCTCGGGTGTTGGCCAAAAAGTGCCTGCTCTTAGGCTACTATTGGCCCTCAGTGTTTCGAGATGCCGCGGCTCTAGTTCAGAAATACTGA